In a single window of the Amycolatopsis sp. cg5 genome:
- a CDS encoding DNA-binding response regulator: protein MTTVVLADDEALLRKALAALLPLEGEITVLAEAEDGESAVRATLEHRPDVLVIDLEMPTVDGLGAVAEIRETLPGQVILMLTRHARPGVLRKALKLGVQGFVSKSAEPSHITSVIKALHEGKRWVDPDVSALAVVDDCPLTDREIDVLRATREGFSVADIASQLHLAEGTVRNYLSNAMQKTQTRTRHEAARYAREHDWL from the coding sequence ATGACCACCGTGGTGCTCGCCGACGACGAGGCGTTGCTGCGCAAGGCGTTGGCGGCCTTGCTCCCCCTCGAAGGCGAGATCACCGTGCTCGCCGAGGCCGAAGACGGCGAGAGCGCCGTGCGGGCCACCCTCGAGCACCGGCCGGACGTGCTCGTGATCGACCTGGAAATGCCCACTGTGGACGGGCTCGGCGCCGTCGCCGAGATCCGCGAAACCCTGCCGGGACAGGTGATCCTGATGCTGACCCGGCACGCCAGACCCGGCGTGCTCCGCAAGGCGCTCAAGCTCGGCGTGCAGGGTTTCGTCAGCAAGTCGGCGGAGCCGTCGCACATCACCTCGGTCATCAAGGCCTTGCACGAAGGCAAACGCTGGGTCGACCCGGACGTCTCCGCGCTCGCGGTCGTCGACGACTGCCCGTTGACCGACCGCGAGATCGACGTGCTGCGCGCGACCCGCGAAGGCTTTTCGGTGGCCGACATCGCGTCGCAGCTCCATCTCGCCGAGGGCACCGTGCGCAATTACCTGTCCAACGCCATGCAGAAGACCCAGACGCGCACCCGGCACGAGGCCGCCCGGTACGCGCGCGAGCACGACTGGCTTTAG
- a CDS encoding sensor histidine kinase: MYSAAPELTATQRRLRRLNLITLLPVLALTGALVVANDTRHWWQGIVLAAGVLTALVGVERWTAGDFLRFAKPCLAITWTVWLFGALTASGAAFFSVSVVGPMIIPLLRRHRLLAALALAGCVAVAGSARFLVMTDGDFTQNLLQYVVAPTAVIFFVTALMFPSQRIYDLLLELEQSREREAELAVVRERMRFASDLHDIQGHTLHVVKLKVALAEKLLDSDPDRVRRELSEVRVLVGDTITQTKELAYSQRRLNLSTELENAKNLFEAAGILVRVERKAEVDVRAAELLGQGLRETTTNILRHAQAAQVRITLSASGIAIANDGAQDGPLPRLRGLSTLRERLADNGGELTVEQRDGRFLTAAEFPRKDEA, from the coding sequence ATGTACAGCGCGGCACCCGAGCTCACAGCCACCCAGCGGCGGCTGCGCAGGCTCAACCTGATCACCCTGCTCCCGGTGCTGGCCCTGACCGGCGCGCTGGTGGTCGCGAACGACACGAGGCACTGGTGGCAGGGCATCGTGCTCGCCGCGGGCGTGCTGACCGCGTTGGTGGGAGTCGAACGGTGGACCGCTGGCGACTTCCTCCGCTTCGCGAAGCCGTGCCTCGCGATCACCTGGACGGTGTGGCTTTTCGGCGCGCTGACCGCCAGCGGCGCGGCGTTCTTCAGCGTCTCCGTCGTCGGCCCGATGATCATTCCCCTGCTCCGGCGGCACCGGCTGCTCGCCGCGCTGGCGCTGGCCGGGTGCGTCGCGGTCGCGGGCTCGGCGCGGTTCCTGGTGATGACCGACGGCGACTTCACCCAGAACCTCCTCCAGTACGTCGTCGCCCCCACCGCCGTGATCTTCTTCGTGACCGCGCTGATGTTCCCCAGCCAGCGGATCTACGACCTGCTGCTGGAGCTGGAGCAGTCACGCGAACGCGAAGCCGAACTCGCCGTGGTCCGCGAGCGCATGCGGTTCGCCAGCGATCTGCACGACATCCAGGGGCACACGCTGCACGTCGTCAAGCTCAAGGTCGCGCTGGCCGAGAAGCTGCTGGACAGCGATCCCGACCGGGTGCGCCGGGAGCTGAGCGAGGTGCGCGTGCTTGTCGGCGACACCATCACGCAGACGAAGGAGCTCGCCTACTCGCAGCGGCGGCTCAACCTTTCGACCGAGCTGGAGAACGCGAAGAACCTCTTCGAGGCCGCGGGAATCCTCGTGCGCGTCGAGCGGAAGGCCGAGGTCGACGTCCGCGCCGCCGAGCTGCTCGGCCAGGGGCTGCGTGAGACGACCACGAACATCCTGCGGCACGCGCAGGCGGCCCAGGTGCGGATCACGCTGTCGGCGTCGGGCATCGCCATCGCCAACGACGGCGCGCAGGACGGCCCGCTGCCCCGGCTGCGCGGGCTGTCCACACTCAGAGAACGATTGGCGGACAACGGCGGCGAGCTGACGGTGGAGCAGCGGGACGGCCGTTTCCTGACCGCCGCCGAGTTTCCGCGAAAGGACGAAGCATGA
- a CDS encoding ABC transporter ATP-binding protein gives MTPVIEVDQLNLAYGDFHAVKDLTFHVGRGELYALLGTNGAGKTSTLEIVEGHRAPTSGTVRVFGESPADRRAVRPRMGIMLQESGFTPDLTVRESVALIGNLTERTDNVDRVLGVVDLGGKAGTKVSQLSGGEKRRLDFATAVYGSPELIFLDEPTTGLDIQSRDALWDAVDKLREDGATIVLTTHYLEEAQQRADRVGLMHQGAFHREGTVSELTRALPSTIRFGLPDRAPAPPLHAVRGSDGVFLVETFGLQKDLHTLLGWALDHAVELQDLQAGPTRLDDVFRAISA, from the coding sequence ATGACACCAGTGATCGAAGTAGACCAGCTCAACCTCGCCTACGGTGACTTCCACGCGGTGAAGGACCTGACCTTCCACGTCGGGCGCGGCGAGCTCTACGCGCTGCTCGGCACCAACGGGGCAGGCAAGACCTCCACTTTGGAGATCGTCGAGGGGCATCGCGCACCCACCTCGGGCACCGTGCGGGTGTTCGGTGAGAGCCCGGCCGACCGGCGCGCCGTCCGGCCCCGGATGGGCATCATGCTGCAGGAGAGCGGCTTCACCCCGGACCTCACCGTCCGCGAATCCGTTGCCCTGATCGGAAACCTCACCGAGCGAACGGACAATGTGGACCGGGTGCTCGGCGTCGTCGACCTCGGAGGCAAGGCGGGAACCAAGGTTTCCCAGCTCTCCGGCGGCGAGAAGCGGCGGCTGGACTTCGCCACGGCCGTCTACGGCTCACCCGAGCTGATCTTCCTCGACGAGCCGACGACCGGCTTGGACATCCAGTCCCGCGACGCGCTGTGGGACGCGGTGGACAAGCTGCGTGAAGACGGCGCGACCATCGTGCTGACCACGCACTACCTCGAAGAGGCCCAGCAGCGCGCCGACCGCGTCGGCCTCATGCACCAGGGCGCCTTCCACCGCGAAGGCACGGTCTCCGAGCTGACGCGCGCACTGCCGTCGACCATCCGCTTCGGGCTGCCCGATCGCGCTCCGGCACCCCCGCTGCACGCCGTGCGCGGTAGCGACGGCGTGTTCCTGGTCGAGACGTTCGGCCTGCAGAAGGACCTGCACACCCTGCTCGGCTGGGCGCTGGACCACGCTGTCGAACTCCAGGACCTGCAAGCCGGGCCGACCCGCCTCGACGACGTCTTCCGCGCCATCAGCGCCTAA
- a CDS encoding ABC transporter permease, with translation MLTIARGELIQIFRNRLVLLTSLVLPIGFSAMFIGMHDTFASIAGVGYLAALVLSFVVTVGLYTTTVTTLASRRQNLFLKRLRSTAASDTGILAGLLLPITVIALVQTAVILAVLAVVAGKPANVGLLAVAVVSTMVMLLGLALATAGLTNSPEHAQVTTMPVVLAVIGVAGWVGASGTENLTLLKRLLPGGSATELVLNAWQGGVAVTDSLVLLAPTFAWAFVALTLAKRMFRWEPRR, from the coding sequence ATGCTTACGATCGCTCGCGGTGAGCTGATCCAGATCTTCCGCAACCGCCTGGTGCTGCTCACCAGCCTCGTGCTCCCGATCGGGTTCAGCGCGATGTTCATCGGTATGCACGACACCTTCGCGTCGATCGCCGGCGTCGGTTATCTCGCCGCGCTGGTGCTGTCCTTCGTGGTGACGGTCGGGCTCTACACGACGACGGTGACCACGCTGGCTTCCCGACGGCAGAACCTCTTCCTCAAGCGGCTGCGGTCGACGGCGGCGAGCGACACCGGCATCCTGGCCGGGTTGCTGCTGCCGATCACGGTGATCGCGCTGGTCCAGACGGCGGTCATCTTGGCCGTGCTGGCCGTGGTCGCGGGGAAGCCTGCCAACGTCGGATTGCTGGCGGTGGCCGTGGTCTCGACGATGGTGATGCTGCTCGGCCTCGCGCTGGCGACCGCCGGGCTCACGAATTCGCCGGAACACGCCCAGGTGACGACGATGCCGGTGGTGCTCGCCGTGATCGGGGTGGCCGGCTGGGTCGGTGCTTCCGGCACCGAGAACCTCACGCTGCTCAAGCGTCTGCTGCCCGGCGGCTCGGCCACCGAGCTGGTGCTCAACGCTTGGCAGGGCGGCGTCGCCGTGACGGACTCGCTGGTGCTGCTGGCGCCGACCTTCGCCTGGGCTTTCGTCGCGCTGACGCTGGCCAAGCGGATGTTCCGCTGGGAGCCGCGACGCTGA
- a CDS encoding MarR family winged helix-turn-helix transcriptional regulator: MREVDAAELDFWSFVALANRRLAEEYGFKHQLATEVLLTLNRASDLVTYDLEAAVHRPRDRSWSAFRLLFVVWLAGPLESKSAARLTGMSRAAVSNLTKVLVADGLLHRTPDERDGRSVRLSLTEPGHEEMVSIFQEHNEREFGWTDALTETEQRILVMLLGKLITSRAEFDARRRN, from the coding sequence GTGCGGGAGGTGGACGCGGCCGAGCTGGACTTCTGGTCGTTCGTCGCGCTCGCCAACCGGCGGCTCGCCGAGGAATACGGCTTCAAGCACCAGCTGGCCACCGAGGTGCTGCTGACCCTCAACCGCGCGTCCGATCTGGTCACCTACGACCTCGAAGCCGCTGTTCACCGGCCACGGGACCGGTCGTGGTCGGCGTTCCGGCTGCTGTTCGTGGTGTGGCTGGCCGGGCCGCTGGAGTCGAAGAGCGCGGCCAGGCTGACCGGGATGAGCCGGGCCGCGGTGTCGAATCTGACCAAGGTGCTCGTCGCGGACGGGCTGCTCCACCGGACGCCGGACGAGCGGGACGGCCGCTCGGTCCGGTTGTCGCTCACCGAGCCGGGGCACGAGGAGATGGTCTCGATCTTCCAGGAGCACAACGAGCGCGAGTTCGGCTGGACGGACGCGCTCACCGAGACGGAGCAACGGATCTTGGTGATGTTGCTGGGGAAGCTGATCACCAGCCGGGCCGAGTTCGACGCCCGGCGGCGGAACTGA
- the fahA gene encoding fumarylacetoacetase — translation MTTIDIPAGSPFGTDNLPYGVFSAGDAAPRVGVRVGDSVLDLAAALGDDVFAAPTLNPFMAQGYDRWVAVRERIVALVAGEVPDAAVHAVADVALHLPFEVADYVDFYASEHHASNVGRLFRPDAEPLLPNWKHLPVGYHGRAGTVLVSGTDIVRPSGQRKGPQDPAPVFGPSARLDIEAELGFVVGTGTPLNTPIATDDFARHVFGAVLLNDWSARDIQAWEYVPLGPNLGKSFATSISPWVVPILALEAARIPLPGQDPEPLPYLRESRPWGLDIDLVVEWNGEEVSRPPYREMYWSPAQMLAHMTVNGASSRTGDLYGSGTISGPEKHQRGAFLELSWGGKEPLTVKGEERTFLLDGDEVVITGTAPGANGGRIGFGEVRGRVLPA, via the coding sequence ATGACCACGATCGACATCCCGGCCGGATCCCCGTTCGGGACCGACAACCTGCCCTACGGCGTGTTCTCCGCAGGCGATGCCGCGCCGCGGGTCGGCGTCCGGGTCGGTGACTCGGTGCTGGACCTCGCCGCGGCGCTCGGCGACGACGTGTTCGCCGCGCCGACGCTGAACCCGTTCATGGCGCAGGGGTACGACCGCTGGGTGGCTGTGCGGGAAAGGATCGTCGCGCTGGTCGCAGGCGAGGTGCCCGACGCGGCCGTGCACGCGGTCGCCGACGTCGCGCTGCACCTGCCGTTCGAGGTCGCGGACTACGTCGACTTCTACGCCTCCGAGCACCACGCGTCGAACGTCGGCAGGCTGTTCCGGCCGGACGCGGAACCGTTGCTCCCCAACTGGAAGCACCTCCCGGTCGGCTACCACGGGCGGGCCGGGACGGTGCTGGTCTCCGGCACCGACATCGTGCGACCGAGCGGGCAGCGCAAGGGCCCCCAGGACCCGGCACCGGTGTTCGGCCCGAGCGCCCGGCTCGACATCGAGGCCGAGCTGGGCTTCGTCGTCGGCACCGGCACACCGCTGAACACCCCGATCGCCACGGACGACTTCGCCAGGCACGTGTTCGGCGCGGTGCTGCTCAACGACTGGTCGGCCAGGGACATCCAGGCTTGGGAGTACGTGCCGCTCGGCCCGAACCTCGGCAAGAGCTTCGCGACGTCGATTTCCCCTTGGGTGGTGCCGATTCTGGCTTTGGAGGCCGCGCGGATCCCGCTGCCGGGGCAGGACCCCGAGCCCTTGCCGTACCTGCGCGAAAGCCGTCCGTGGGGCCTGGACATCGACCTCGTCGTCGAATGGAACGGCGAAGAGGTCAGCCGCCCGCCTTACCGCGAGATGTACTGGTCGCCCGCGCAGATGCTGGCGCACATGACGGTCAACGGCGCGTCGTCGCGCACCGGCGACCTGTACGGCTCCGGCACGATCTCCGGCCCGGAAAAGCATCAGCGCGGCGCGTTCCTCGAGCTCAGCTGGGGCGGCAAGGAACCGCTCACGGTCAAGGGCGAGGAGCGCACCTTCCTGCTCGACGGCGACGAAGTGGTGATCACCGGCACCGCGCCCGGCGCGAACGGTGGCCGCATCGGCTTCGGCGAGGTCCGGGGTCGCGTGCTTCCGGCCTAG
- a CDS encoding polysaccharide lyase family 7 protein — MHLTRKLAVTAVATVAGVVLVQPAAFAGPVGSGWTEHSPAWNVQIQSKGVITSCPSSTNNASGPGGSYARSGGVQTFKLFNNGSNRVEARIQDNYRTGQRQFEGEVKVTAGTDDESAMQIFGNDGDGATTLMIRSYAKNGGTLRGGGKDLISNIYGKWVHVNVTHNATASGGSFSIYINGKLVQTANGPAGDHYFKYGVYGTLQTSGAEHQWRNVHFYRK; from the coding sequence ATGCACCTCACCCGAAAACTCGCCGTCACCGCCGTGGCGACCGTGGCCGGAGTCGTCCTCGTCCAGCCCGCCGCCTTCGCCGGGCCGGTCGGCAGTGGCTGGACCGAACACAGCCCCGCGTGGAACGTGCAGATCCAGAGCAAGGGCGTGATCACGTCCTGTCCGAGCAGCACCAACAACGCCTCCGGGCCCGGCGGCTCGTACGCACGGTCCGGCGGGGTGCAGACGTTCAAGCTCTTCAACAACGGGTCGAACCGCGTCGAAGCGCGGATCCAGGACAACTACCGTACCGGTCAGCGGCAATTCGAGGGCGAGGTCAAGGTCACCGCCGGGACCGACGACGAAAGCGCCATGCAGATCTTCGGCAACGACGGCGACGGCGCCACCACGCTGATGATCAGGTCCTACGCGAAGAACGGCGGCACGCTGCGCGGCGGCGGCAAGGACCTGATCAGCAACATCTACGGCAAGTGGGTGCACGTCAACGTCACGCACAACGCGACGGCCTCCGGCGGCAGCTTCTCGATCTACATCAACGGCAAGCTCGTGCAGACCGCGAACGGGCCTGCCGGCGATCACTACTTCAAGTACGGCGTGTACGGGACGCTGCAGACCAGCGGCGCCGAGCACCAGTGGCGCAACGTCCACTTCTACCGGAAATGA
- a CDS encoding cytochrome P450 codes for MTTTSSEISNLPTARPAKCPIDPPEEYRTLRRTEPTSKVRCPAGMDAWLVTRYDDVRALLSERTMSSRGASSVHVNPNADLTEEVLPGSIIQLDDQAHSRLRKMVIAEFTVRRMKTMRGYVQDLVDSHLEAMLAKPGTADLVADFALPIPSLVICELLGVPYADRARFQQQSSVLVSTDSTLEDGQAAMDELSGFLATLFIEKRDNPQDDIFSRLIERGQATGDPLSMDELVLLGLSLLVAGHETTANMIALSTLVLFDHPEQRESLFAEPERAVEELLRYLSVVQFGVLRYATQDVRIGDRPVRAGDWLVAALNSANRDESMYRSGDELDLMRESPRSHLAFGFGPHQCIGQQLARVELQEALTRLFRAAPDLRLAVPRSSLRYKHNTLVYGVRELPVAWG; via the coding sequence GTGACCACAACCTCGTCAGAAATCTCGAACCTCCCGACAGCGCGCCCGGCGAAATGCCCCATCGACCCACCCGAGGAATACCGCACACTGCGGCGAACCGAGCCGACGTCGAAGGTGCGCTGCCCGGCAGGCATGGACGCCTGGCTGGTCACGCGGTACGACGACGTCCGCGCGCTGCTGTCGGAACGGACGATGAGTTCGCGGGGCGCGTCGTCGGTGCACGTCAACCCGAACGCCGACCTGACCGAGGAAGTGCTACCGGGTTCGATCATCCAGCTCGACGACCAGGCTCACTCACGACTGCGGAAAATGGTGATCGCCGAGTTCACCGTGCGCCGGATGAAGACCATGCGCGGTTATGTCCAGGACTTGGTGGACAGTCATCTCGAAGCGATGCTGGCCAAACCGGGTACCGCGGATCTGGTGGCCGACTTCGCGCTGCCGATTCCCTCGCTGGTGATTTGTGAGCTGCTCGGCGTTCCTTATGCGGACCGCGCCAGGTTCCAGCAGCAGAGTTCAGTGCTGGTCAGCACCGACTCTACGCTGGAAGACGGCCAAGCGGCGATGGACGAGCTGTCCGGATTCCTGGCCACATTGTTCATCGAAAAGCGAGATAACCCGCAGGACGACATATTCAGCAGATTGATCGAACGGGGTCAAGCCACCGGCGATCCGCTCTCCATGGACGAATTGGTACTGCTCGGCCTGAGTCTGCTGGTGGCGGGCCACGAGACCACGGCCAACATGATCGCGCTCAGCACGTTGGTGCTGTTCGATCACCCCGAACAACGAGAATCCCTCTTCGCGGAACCGGAACGCGCCGTGGAGGAGCTGCTGAGGTACCTGTCCGTCGTCCAGTTCGGCGTGCTGCGCTACGCGACGCAGGATGTCCGGATCGGCGACCGTCCCGTGCGGGCGGGCGACTGGCTGGTCGCGGCGCTGAACTCGGCCAACCGGGACGAGTCGATGTACCGGTCGGGCGACGAACTCGACCTGATGCGCGAATCGCCGCGCTCGCACCTCGCGTTCGGCTTCGGACCGCATCAGTGCATCGGGCAGCAACTCGCGCGTGTCGAATTGCAGGAAGCGTTGACGCGGCTGTTCCGCGCGGCGCCGGATCTGCGCCTGGCGGTGCCGCGAAGCTCGTTGCGCTACAAGCACAACACGCTGGTCTACGGCGTCCGCGAGCTGCCGGTCGCCTGGGGCTGA
- a CDS encoding ADP-ribosylglycohydrolase family protein has product MRGEYPAIASLRGLAVGDAFGSSILLPGEHPSIRDRELPPAPWSWSDDTEMACSIYDILGRYGTIDQDALAASFAVRFDPDRGYGSGAERMLLRYRAGEYWRDVAPAAFGTGSWGNGGAMRAAPLGAWLCGDLGLVVTEAEKSAVVTHAHPEGVAGTIAVAIAAASAAGWPSLTPAQLLETAASWTPHSEVRRRIESALALPPSTPVREAAALLGNGREVSAVDTVPLALWIAAHHLDSYVDALWTAAAAAEDLDTVCAIIGGVIAARTGAAGIPPEWLTACEPLPYWLPGSAPRA; this is encoded by the coding sequence GTGCGAGGCGAATACCCGGCGATCGCGAGCCTGCGCGGTCTCGCGGTGGGTGACGCGTTCGGCTCGAGCATCCTGCTGCCGGGCGAGCACCCGTCGATCCGCGACCGCGAGCTGCCCCCGGCTCCCTGGTCGTGGAGCGACGACACGGAGATGGCCTGCTCGATCTACGACATCCTCGGCCGGTACGGCACGATCGACCAAGACGCCTTGGCCGCCTCGTTCGCCGTCCGCTTCGACCCCGACCGCGGCTACGGTTCCGGCGCTGAGCGCATGCTCCTGCGCTACCGGGCAGGGGAGTACTGGCGCGACGTGGCACCGGCGGCCTTCGGCACCGGCTCCTGGGGCAACGGCGGCGCCATGCGGGCCGCTCCGCTGGGCGCCTGGCTCTGCGGCGACCTCGGCCTGGTGGTCACCGAGGCCGAGAAGTCCGCCGTCGTCACCCACGCCCACCCCGAGGGGGTCGCCGGCACGATCGCCGTGGCCATCGCGGCGGCTTCGGCAGCGGGCTGGCCCTCGCTCACTCCGGCCCAGCTCCTGGAGACCGCCGCCTCCTGGACTCCCCACAGCGAGGTTCGCCGCCGTATCGAATCCGCGCTCGCACTGCCTCCGTCCACACCGGTTCGGGAAGCCGCGGCCCTGCTCGGCAACGGCCGCGAAGTGAGCGCCGTCGACACGGTTCCGCTGGCGTTGTGGATCGCCGCCCACCACCTCGATTCCTATGTGGACGCACTGTGGACGGCCGCGGCGGCCGCCGAAGACCTCGACACCGTCTGCGCGATCATCGGTGGCGTCATCGCGGCCCGCACGGGCGCCGCCGGAATCCCACCCGAGTGGCTCACCGCGTGCGAGCCCCTGCCGTACTGGCTGCCCGGGAGTGCGCCGCGAGCGTGA
- a CDS encoding P1 family peptidase translates to MTLKTPAGKPRFRSLGVELPGRPGPFNAITDVPGVAVGYTTLVSGESVRTGVTAILPRPHETVAHPCAAGWYSLNGNGEMTGTTWLTETGALSLPVLITNTHAVGPCHRGVIDWVAAKKPDGAHEWLLPVIAETWDGYLNDINAPTVQPAHAMAAIEAAATGAIEEGSVGGGTGMNCYGFKGGSGTASRLVSHGPREYTVGAFVQANFGSRRELTVAGNPVGALLADDNPLEDWTVAQAGAGSVIVVLATDAPLLPGQCTALTRRVPLGLARTGTSGSHFSGDVFLAFSTANEGALTSGFPAEPGGFETLRFVPWGLMDSFYEAVVQAVEEAVLNALTANETMTGREGHRTPHLPRERLVELLRVS, encoded by the coding sequence ATGACGCTGAAGACCCCCGCAGGCAAGCCGCGTTTCCGTTCGCTCGGCGTGGAGTTGCCCGGACGGCCAGGACCGTTCAACGCGATCACGGACGTGCCCGGTGTCGCGGTCGGCTACACCACACTGGTCTCCGGTGAGTCCGTCCGCACCGGCGTGACGGCGATCCTGCCCCGTCCACATGAGACGGTCGCGCACCCGTGCGCGGCCGGCTGGTATTCGTTGAACGGCAATGGAGAGATGACAGGGACGACCTGGCTCACCGAGACCGGCGCGCTGAGCCTGCCGGTGCTGATCACCAACACGCACGCGGTCGGCCCGTGTCACCGCGGCGTGATCGACTGGGTCGCGGCGAAGAAACCGGACGGTGCGCATGAATGGCTGCTGCCGGTGATCGCGGAGACGTGGGATGGCTACCTCAACGACATCAACGCCCCGACCGTCCAACCGGCACACGCGATGGCCGCGATCGAGGCGGCGGCCACCGGCGCCATCGAGGAGGGCTCGGTCGGCGGCGGCACGGGAATGAACTGCTACGGCTTCAAAGGCGGCAGCGGCACCGCGTCACGGCTGGTGTCCCACGGCCCGCGCGAGTACACGGTCGGCGCGTTCGTCCAGGCCAACTTCGGATCACGGCGTGAGCTGACCGTCGCGGGAAACCCCGTGGGAGCGTTGCTGGCCGACGACAACCCGCTCGAGGATTGGACCGTGGCGCAGGCGGGTGCAGGGTCCGTGATCGTGGTGCTGGCCACCGACGCACCGCTGCTGCCCGGCCAGTGCACGGCGTTGACCCGCCGGGTGCCGCTCGGCCTGGCCCGCACCGGAACCAGCGGATCACACTTCTCCGGCGACGTCTTCCTCGCCTTCTCCACCGCCAACGAGGGCGCGCTGACGAGCGGCTTCCCCGCTGAGCCAGGGGGTTTCGAGACGCTGCGGTTCGTCCCGTGGGGATTGATGGACTCGTTCTACGAAGCTGTCGTCCAGGCGGTCGAGGAGGCTGTGCTCAATGCCTTGACCGCCAACGAAACCATGACCGGCCGGGAAGGTCACCGCACGCCGCACCTGCCCCGCGAACGCCTGGTCGAGTTGCTGCGGGTCAGCTGA
- a CDS encoding TetR/AcrR family transcriptional regulator — MARPKRQEARRTQLVEAARRAVVERGLVDLRLGDVAERAGLSSGSVLYYFPTLPALLQEVQREAIGRFCTAREEAVSDEPDPRQRLLAMIDSGLPDGPGDELAYLLYELGAFARKDPAYAARYIELYQRQVAIYVGILEAGAATGAFRLAGDALTIARNIVTLEDGYGLYMTMAVSTYEPAEAKRQIIAYATAVTGCELP, encoded by the coding sequence ATGGCACGTCCCAAGCGGCAGGAAGCCCGCCGCACGCAACTGGTGGAGGCCGCGCGGCGCGCGGTGGTCGAGCGCGGCCTGGTGGACCTGCGGCTCGGCGACGTCGCCGAGCGCGCGGGGCTGTCGTCCGGCTCGGTGCTCTACTACTTCCCCACGCTGCCCGCACTGCTGCAGGAGGTGCAGCGGGAAGCGATCGGCCGGTTCTGCACGGCGCGCGAGGAAGCAGTGAGCGACGAGCCGGATCCGCGACAGCGGCTGCTCGCGATGATCGACAGCGGCCTGCCGGACGGCCCCGGCGACGAACTGGCCTACCTGCTTTACGAACTGGGCGCGTTCGCCCGCAAGGACCCCGCCTACGCGGCGAGGTACATCGAGCTCTACCAACGGCAAGTGGCCATCTACGTCGGCATTCTCGAGGCGGGCGCGGCGACCGGCGCGTTCCGCCTCGCCGGTGACGCGCTGACCATCGCCCGCAACATCGTGACGCTGGAAGACGGATACGGCCTGTACATGACGATGGCCGTGTCCACCTACGAACCCGCCGAAGCGAAACGGCAGATCATCGCCTACGCGACGGCCGTGACCGGATGTGAGCTCCCATGA